A stretch of the Alnus glutinosa chromosome 6, dhAlnGlut1.1, whole genome shotgun sequence genome encodes the following:
- the LOC133870792 gene encoding zinc finger protein CONSTANS-LIKE 5, whose protein sequence is MGIEADGLKRFGGAWGVAAKPCDSCKSAAAAVFCRADSAFLCLSCDAKIHCANKLASRHERVWMCEVCEQAPAAVTCKADAAALCVACDADIHSANPVARRHERIPVEPFFDSTESMIKSSALSNFLVVPADHNSNDTKNKHHHYDDAEAAPWVIPNPSFGSKLMDVPDLKPADMLFSDVDPFLDFDYPNPFHSAGTDSVVPVQTKPASAPIINRSTENCFDIDFCRSKLSAFNYPTQSLSQSVSSSDVGIVPDGNSMSDISYPFGRNMSADPNVPVSGTTNQVATQLCGTDREARVLRYREKRKNRKFEKTIRYASRKAYAETRPRIKGRFAKRTEIDSEVDCLYESVSATAFMSDAPYGVVPTF, encoded by the exons ATGGGAATTGAAGCGGATGGCTTGAAGCGGTTCGGCGGAGCGTGGGGCGTCGCGGCTAAGCCCTGCGACTCCTGCAAATCGGCCGCGGCGGCGGTATTCTGCCGGGCCGACTCGGCGTTTCTGTGCCTCAGCTGCGACGCCAAAATCCACTGCGCCAACAAGCTGGCGTCGCGCCACGAGCGCGTGTGGATGTGCGAGGTGTGCGAGCAGGCCCCCGCGGCCGTCACGTGCAAGGCCGACGCCGCCGCCCTCTGTGTCGCCTGCGACGCCGACATCCACTCGGCTAACCCCGTGGCGCGTCGCCACGAGCGCATCCCCGTCGAGCCCTTCTTCGACTCCACCGAGTCCATGATCAAATCCTCTGCGCTCAGTAATTTCCTGGTGGTCCCCGCGGACCACAACTCCAACGACACCAAAAACAAACACCACCATTACGACGACGCCGAAGCGGCGCCGTGGGTTATCCCCAACCCGAGTTTCGGCTCCAAGCTCATGGATGTTCCGGATTTGAAACCCGCTGACATGCTCTTCTCTGATGTGGATCCGTTTCTTGATTTCGATTACCCGAATCCGTTTCACAGTGCTGGCACGGATAGCGTAGTACCGGTTCAGACTAAGCCCGCCTCTGCTCCAATCATCAACCGCTCCACAGAGAATTGTTTTGATATCGATTTCTGCAGATCCAAGCTCTCCGCATTCAACTATCCGACCCAGTCTCTTAGCCAAAGC GTTTCGTCGTCCGATGTTGGGATCGTTCCggatgggaattccatgtccgACATATCGTATCCTTTCGGCCGCAACATGAGTGCCGATCCGAACGTACCGGTCTCGGGGACTACGAACCAAGTGGCGACTCAGTTGTGTGGAACCGATCGCGAAGCTAGGGTTTTAAGGTACAGGGAGAAGAGGAAGAACCGGAAGTTCGAGAAGACCATTCGCTACGCTTCGAGAAAAGCCTACGCCGAAACCCGGCCGAGAATCAAAGGCCGGTTCGCGAAACGCACCGAGATTGACTCCGAGGTGGACTGCCTTTATGA